One region of Zingiber officinale cultivar Zhangliang chromosome 7B, Zo_v1.1, whole genome shotgun sequence genomic DNA includes:
- the LOC122005254 gene encoding ribulose bisphosphate carboxylase/oxygenase activase 2, chloroplastic-like yields the protein MAVVSTLGVVNIVPLSRAGSGGQVPTTSFFGSSLKKANLTVPQRKSSASFKVLAADLDESKQTSKDRWAHLGTDISDDQQDITRGKGLVDSLFQAPMGDGTHIPVMTSYEYISQGLRTYNLDNTKDGFYIAPAFMDKLVVHITKNFMNLPNIKVPLILGIWGGKGQGKSFQCELVFAKMGINPIMMSAGELESGNAGEPAKLIRQRYREAADLIKKGKMCCLFINDLDAGAGRLGGTTQYTVNNQMVNATLMNIADNPTNVQLPGMYNKQENPRVPIIVTGNDFSTLYAPLIRDGRMEKFYWAPTREDRIGVCIGIFRTDNVPQEDIVKLVDTFPGQSIDFFGALRARVYDDEVRKWIANIGVDKVGKKLVNSLEGPPTFEQPPMSLDKLMEYGKMLVQEQENVKRVQLADKYLSEAALGDANADAIDTGSFFASAT from the exons ATGGCGGTCGTGTCCACTCTTGGAGTCGTGAACATAGTACCG TTGAGTCGAGCTGGCTCCGGCGGTCAGGTACCGACCACCTCCTTCTTCGGCAGCAGCCTAAAGAAGGCCAATCTAACGGTTCCTCAACGGAAATCCTCCGCCAGCTTCAAAGTGCTCGCTGCAGACCTCGATGAGTCGAAGCAGACCTCCAAAGACCGGTGGGCTCACCTAGGCACTGACATCTCCGACGACCAGCAGGACATCACCCGGGGCAAAGGCCTGGTCGACTCGCTCTTCCAGGCTCCCATGGGCGACGGCACTCACATTCCCGTCATGACCTCTTATGAATACATCAGCCAGGGCCTCCGCAC GTACAACTTGGACAACACCAAGGATGGCTTCTACATTGCCCCTGCTTTCATGGACAAGCTGGTGGTGCACATCACCAAGAACTTCATGAACCTCCCAAACATTAAG GTTCCCCTCATTTTGGGTATCTGGGGAGGCAAAGGGCAGGGGAAGTCCTTCCAGTGTGAGCTTGTGTTTGCCAAGATGGGCATCAA CCCGATCATGATGAGCGCAGGAGAGCTGGAGAGCGGTAACGCCGGCGAACCGGCTAAGCTGATAAGGCAGCGGTACCGTGAGGCCGCTGACCTCATCAAGAAGGGGAAGATGTGCTGCCTCTTCATCAACGATCTCGACGCTGGCGCGGGCCGGCTCGGAGGCACCACTCAGTACACCGTCAACAACCAGATGGTGAACGCCACCCTGATGAACATCGCCGACAACCCCACCAACGTGCAGCTCCCTGGCATGTACAACAAGCAGGAGAATCCCCGCGTGCCCATCATCGTGACGGGCAACGACTTCTCCACACTCTACGCGCCCCTGATTCGCGACGGGCGTATGGAGAAGTTCTACTGGGCGCCGACGAGGGAGGACCGCATAGGTGTCTGCATTGGCATCTTCCGAACCGACAACGTGCCCCAGGAGGACATCGTCAAGCTCGTCGACACCTTCCCCGGCCAGTCCATTG ACTTCTTCGGGGCTCTCCGAGCGAGAGTGTACGACGACGAGGTGCGGAAGTGGATCGCGAATATCGGCGTGGACAAGGTGGGGAAGAAGCTGGTGAACTCGCTGGAGGGACCGCCCACGTTCGAGCAGCCGCCGATGTCCCTGGACAAGCTGATGGAGTACGGGAAGATGCTCGTGCAGGAACAGGAGAACGTGAAGCGGGTGCAACTGGCCGACAAGTACTTGAGCGAGGCTGCTCTCGGCGACGCCAACGCCGACGCCATCGACACCGGCAGCTTCTTTGCTTCCGCCACTTGA